A genomic stretch from Helianthus annuus cultivar XRQ/B chromosome 1, HanXRQr2.0-SUNRISE, whole genome shotgun sequence includes:
- the LOC110879929 gene encoding NDR1/HIN1-like protein 3 — protein sequence MPPTPEQPHLNGAYYGPSIPPKTKSSNRPSRRRGGGGSCNPLTCCFSCICSCIFNCIFQILITLAIILAIITLILWFVFRPNVPKFHVDDVTLTQFNLSETNDTLHYNLAVNMTFRNPNRRLGIYYDKIEANGLYHGVRFSTADVVGFYLGHKKENNVSAVFKGEQVVSGVKGKYEAENGDGVFKIDLKLRLKIRFKVWWMKTPKFKPKFDCDLKVPLSVKGRVSDQKFERTKCDFDW from the coding sequence ATGCCACCGACGCCGGAGCAACCGCATCTCAACGGCGCCTATTACGGCCCTTCGATCCCCCCCAAAACCAAATCCTCCAACCGTCCAAGCCGCCGCCGCGGCGGCGGTGGCTCCTGCAACCCGTTAACCTGCTGTTTCAGTtgcatctgcagttgtatcttcaACTGCATCTTCCAAATCCTCATCACACTCGCAATCATCCTCGCAATCATCACTCTAATCCTCTGGTTCGTCTTCCGCCCTAACGTCCCCAAATTTCACGTAGATGACGTCACGCTTACGCAATTCAACCTATCGGAAACAAACGACACGCTCCACTACAACCTCGCCGTTAACATGACGTTCCGAAACCCTAACCGCCGGTTAGGGATCTATTACGATAAGATTGAAGCTAACGGTTTATATCACGGCGTTAGGTTTTCAACGGCGGATGTGGTAGGGTTTTATTTAGGGCATAAGAAGGAGAATAATGTGAGTGCGGTTTTTAAAGGTGAACAGGTTGTGAGTGGTGTGAAAGGGAAGTATGAGGCTGAGAATGGTGATGgtgttttcaaaattgatttgaaattgaGGTTGAAGATTAGGTTTAAAGTGTGGTGGATGAAAACGCCCAAATTTAAGCCCAAATTTGACTGTGATTTGAAGGTTCCGTTGAGTGTTAAAGGTAGGGTTTCTGATCAGAAGTTTGAGAGGACAAAGTGTGATTTTGATTGGTag